A genomic segment from Bosea sp. OAE506 encodes:
- the glmM gene encoding phosphoglucosamine mutase produces MTRKYFGTDGIRGRANGVITPDLALKVGQATGLAFQRGSHRHRVVIGKDTRLSGYMIEYAMVAGFTSVGMDVMLLGPMPTPAVAMLTRSMRADLGVMISASHNPYEDNGIKLFGPDGYKLSDEVEAEISKLIDSDLAPRLSNAPALGRAKRIESAHARYIEFAKRTLPRNMSLEGMRIVIDCANGAGYKVAPEALWELGAEVIAIGIEPDGFNINKDVGSTAPDALIAKVRELRADIGIALDGDADRVLIVDELGQVVDGDQLMAVIARTWQEDGRLTQPGVVATVMSNLGLERYLAGLGLSLARTAVGDRYVLEHMRSQGFNLGGEQSGHIILSDFGTTGDGLVAALQLLAAVKRQDKPVSEVCHAFEPLPQILKNVRYKQGQPLKEKPVVSAIEAARQMLGESGRLVIRPSGTEPVIRVMAEGDDRDLVMRAVDDIVEAVTKAAA; encoded by the coding sequence ATGACACGCAAATACTTCGGGACCGACGGCATTCGCGGGCGCGCCAATGGCGTGATCACGCCGGACCTCGCTCTCAAGGTCGGCCAGGCGACGGGTCTCGCCTTCCAGCGCGGCTCCCATCGCCACCGCGTCGTGATCGGCAAGGACACGCGCCTCTCCGGCTACATGATCGAATACGCCATGGTCGCCGGCTTCACCTCGGTCGGCATGGACGTGATGCTGCTCGGCCCGATGCCGACGCCGGCGGTCGCGATGCTGACGCGCTCGATGCGCGCCGATCTCGGCGTGATGATCTCCGCCTCGCACAACCCCTATGAGGACAACGGCATCAAGCTGTTCGGCCCCGACGGCTACAAGCTCAGCGACGAGGTCGAGGCCGAGATCTCCAAGCTGATCGATTCCGATCTCGCCCCGCGCCTGTCGAACGCGCCGGCGCTGGGCCGCGCCAAGCGCATCGAGAGCGCCCATGCCCGCTATATCGAGTTCGCCAAGCGCACCCTGCCGCGCAATATGAGCCTCGAGGGGATGCGCATCGTCATCGATTGCGCCAATGGGGCCGGCTACAAGGTCGCGCCCGAGGCTCTGTGGGAACTCGGTGCCGAGGTCATCGCCATCGGCATCGAACCCGATGGCTTCAACATCAACAAGGATGTCGGCTCGACGGCGCCTGACGCGCTGATCGCCAAGGTGCGCGAATTGCGCGCCGATATCGGCATCGCGCTCGACGGTGACGCCGACCGTGTGCTGATCGTCGACGAACTCGGGCAGGTCGTCGATGGCGACCAGCTCATGGCCGTCATTGCCCGCACCTGGCAGGAGGATGGCCGCCTGACGCAGCCTGGCGTGGTCGCCACCGTCATGTCCAATCTCGGCCTGGAGCGCTATCTGGCGGGACTGGGCCTCAGCCTCGCCCGCACCGCGGTGGGCGACCGCTATGTGCTCGAGCACATGCGCAGCCAGGGCTTCAATCTCGGCGGCGAACAGTCCGGCCACATCATCCTCTCGGATTTCGGAACGACAGGCGACGGTCTGGTCGCGGCGCTGCAACTGCTGGCCGCCGTCAAGCGGCAGGACAAGCCGGTCTCAGAGGTCTGCCACGCTTTCGAGCCGCTGCCGCAGATCCTCAAGAATGTCCGCTACAAGCAGGGCCAGCCTCTCAAGGAGAAGCCCGTCGTCAGCGCCATCGAGGCCGCCCGCCAGATGCTTGGCGAAAGCGGACGCCTGGTCATCCGCCCCTCGGGCACCGAGCCGGTGATCCGCGTGATGGCGGAAGGTGACGACCGCGACCTCGTGATGCGCGCCGTCGACGACATCGTCGAGGCCGTGACCAAGGCGGCGGCGTAG
- a CDS encoding HWE histidine kinase domain-containing protein, whose protein sequence is MTERSWPVGGGEVGAMLRGWDGRETALGPLATWPERLRSSLQLVLATPTPMVMFWGPKGLLFYNDAYAVIAGAKHPGILGQELHEAWPEVRALHDEVMETVFASGRPLSFRDLPLVLHRNGVAEDVWLNVDYSPILDDEGSGLGVLAVVIETTELIHAQRERDAAEQALRRREQELAQVQKIGKVGGLEVDLREGFRNTRSPEYLLVHGLPPEAVNESHEDWVRRIHPQERAMVESHFRETVAGKALDYQMEYRIIRPSDGAVRWISAVAQIERDGEGRPQRLIGAHIDITERKEAEAQLRLLMQELAHRVKNTLAMIQAIASQTLRGATSLEAANETFTARLGALARAHDLLVGGVRAHAAMADIAASIMGIQGDPARFRIGGPEVVLGPRAALALTLVLHELATNAVKYGSLSSPAGIVSLSWRVDEIDGAPQFRLRWQESGGPPVKPPSRRGFGSRLIERTFPSPRGRAESAYLPGGLVFTLDAPLDALKDGDGEEAGRG, encoded by the coding sequence ATGACGGAGCGATCCTGGCCTGTCGGCGGCGGCGAGGTTGGCGCGATGCTGCGGGGCTGGGATGGGCGCGAGACTGCGCTCGGGCCGCTCGCGACCTGGCCGGAACGGCTGCGCTCGTCCCTGCAGCTGGTCCTGGCGACCCCGACACCGATGGTGATGTTCTGGGGGCCCAAGGGGCTCCTGTTCTACAACGACGCCTATGCCGTCATCGCCGGCGCCAAGCATCCCGGCATCCTCGGGCAAGAGCTGCACGAGGCCTGGCCCGAGGTCAGGGCCTTGCATGACGAGGTGATGGAGACCGTCTTCGCGAGCGGGCGGCCCCTGTCCTTCCGGGATCTGCCGCTGGTGCTCCACCGCAACGGGGTGGCCGAGGATGTCTGGCTGAATGTCGACTACAGCCCGATCCTCGACGATGAGGGCAGCGGGCTCGGCGTGCTGGCCGTCGTCATCGAGACCACCGAGCTCATCCATGCGCAGCGCGAGCGCGACGCCGCCGAGCAGGCGCTGCGCCGGCGTGAGCAGGAACTCGCCCAGGTCCAGAAGATCGGCAAGGTCGGCGGGCTCGAGGTCGATCTCCGCGAGGGATTCCGCAACACGCGCTCGCCTGAATATCTCCTGGTTCACGGGCTGCCGCCCGAGGCAGTCAATGAAAGCCATGAGGATTGGGTGCGCCGCATCCATCCGCAGGAACGAGCGATGGTGGAAAGCCATTTCCGCGAGACCGTGGCGGGCAAGGCGCTCGACTACCAGATGGAGTACCGCATCATCCGGCCCTCCGACGGGGCGGTGCGCTGGATTTCGGCGGTGGCGCAGATCGAGCGCGACGGCGAGGGGCGGCCGCAGAGGCTGATCGGTGCGCATATCGACATCACCGAGCGCAAGGAGGCGGAGGCGCAGCTGCGCCTGCTGATGCAGGAGCTGGCGCATCGCGTGAAGAACACGCTCGCCATGATCCAGGCCATCGCCTCGCAGACGCTGCGCGGCGCGACCTCGCTGGAGGCGGCCAACGAGACCTTCACCGCGCGGCTGGGCGCACTGGCCCGGGCGCATGACCTGCTGGTGGGCGGTGTCCGGGCCCATGCCGCCATGGCCGACATCGCGGCCAGCATCATGGGTATCCAGGGCGATCCGGCACGGTTCAGGATCGGCGGGCCTGAGGTCGTCCTGGGTCCGCGCGCGGCGCTGGCGCTGACGCTCGTGCTGCACGAACTCGCGACCAATGCGGTGAAATACGGCTCGCTATCCAGCCCGGCCGGCATCGTCTCGCTGTCCTGGCGGGTCGATGAGATCGATGGTGCGCCGCAGTTCCGGCTGCGCTGGCAGGAGAGCGGGGGCCCGCCGGTGAAGCCGCCATCGCGGCGGGGCTTCGGCTCGCGCCTGATCGAGCGGACCTTTCCGTCACCGCGCGGGCGCGCGGAGAGCGCCTATCTGCCGGGCGGCCTCGTCTTCACGCTGGACGCGCCGCTCGACGCGCTGAAGGACGGCGATGGCGAGGAGGCCGGGCGCGGCTGA
- a CDS encoding outer membrane protein yields MTKTILSALALVALSGTAFAADLPSRKGAVYAPVAPVFTWTGFYAGVNAGAVFTDNKISTSGTAPFTIGNVLAERRPSSLSNDETGFIGGAQIGYNYQIGSFVIGAETDIQYTDISSRTSRVGTSNANSTFTQELDNLGTVRLRAGYAFDRVLVYATGGLAYGDVSNRATFFNAAIPGQVDYVGSKSDIKVGYTVGGGVEYAFTNNLSLKAEYLYYDLGKQNVAVNQVNFALAPGSYVSRMENTGHIVRAGLNYRFSTF; encoded by the coding sequence ATGACCAAGACCATCCTGTCCGCATTGGCACTGGTTGCCCTGAGCGGCACGGCCTTCGCGGCCGACCTGCCGTCGCGCAAGGGCGCCGTCTACGCACCTGTGGCGCCGGTCTTCACCTGGACCGGCTTCTATGCCGGTGTGAACGCGGGCGCCGTCTTCACGGACAACAAGATCAGCACGTCGGGCACCGCCCCGTTCACGATCGGCAACGTGCTCGCCGAGCGCCGGCCGTCCTCGCTCTCCAATGACGAGACCGGCTTCATCGGCGGTGCGCAGATCGGCTACAACTACCAGATCGGCAGCTTCGTGATCGGCGCCGAGACGGACATCCAGTACACCGACATCTCCTCGCGCACCTCGCGGGTCGGCACCAGCAACGCCAACTCGACCTTCACGCAGGAACTCGACAATCTCGGGACGGTGCGCCTGCGCGCCGGCTATGCCTTCGACCGCGTCCTGGTCTACGCCACCGGCGGTCTGGCTTATGGCGACGTGTCGAACCGCGCGACGTTCTTCAACGCCGCGATCCCCGGCCAGGTCGACTATGTCGGCAGCAAGAGCGACATCAAGGTCGGCTACACCGTCGGTGGCGGCGTCGAATACGCCTTCACCAACAATCTCTCGCTGAAGGCCGAGTATCTCTACTACGACCTCGGCAAGCAGAATGTCGCGGTCAACCAGGTCAACTTCGCCCTGGCACCCGGATCCTACGTCTCCCGCATGGAGAATACCGGCCACATCGTCCGCGCCGGCCTGAACTATCGCTTCAGCACCTTCTGA
- the gpmI gene encoding 2,3-bisphosphoglycerate-independent phosphoglycerate mutase gives MSAASAKRPVMLMILDGWGWREEAENNAVRLAHTPHFDRLWAASPHAFLKTSGLDVGLPPGQMGNSEVGHLNLGAGRVVMQDLPRINQAIEDGSLGQALAASGLVDALKSSGGACHLLGLVSPGGVHAHQDHAVALAHLLVEQGIPVRVHIFTDGRDTPPRSAAGYVRDFVAALPPQAVIASLTGRYYAMDRDNRWERVETAWRAMVLGEGPEFADTAAAIEAAYARGVNDEFLPACVIGSYAGMEDGDGLLSFNFRSDRIREILDAVLFPQFAGFARPRRPVLAKAVSMTSYSAELDGVMPALFAPQTLANGLGETVAKAGLAQLHMAETEKYPHVTYFFNGGEETPYPREDRVMVPSPKVATYDLQPEMSAPELTERAVEAIASGRYDLVVLNFANPDMVGHTGVLSAAIKAVETVDTGLGRIAEAVAKAGGALLVTADHGNCELMVDPVTGAPHTAHTTFPVPVMVIGSGAAALADGRLADIAPTLLALLGVPQPAEMTGGSLLR, from the coding sequence ATGTCTGCCGCCTCTGCCAAGCGCCCCGTCATGCTGATGATCCTCGATGGCTGGGGCTGGCGCGAGGAGGCCGAGAACAACGCGGTGCGCCTGGCGCATACGCCGCATTTCGACCGGCTCTGGGCAGCCTCGCCCCATGCCTTCCTGAAGACCTCGGGGCTCGATGTCGGCCTGCCGCCCGGGCAGATGGGCAATTCCGAGGTCGGCCACCTCAATCTCGGGGCCGGCCGCGTCGTGATGCAGGATCTGCCGCGGATCAATCAGGCGATCGAGGATGGCTCGCTCGGGCAGGCCCTGGCGGCCAGCGGGCTGGTCGACGCGCTGAAGTCCAGCGGCGGCGCCTGCCATCTCCTCGGGCTCGTCTCGCCCGGCGGCGTCCATGCCCATCAGGACCATGCGGTGGCGCTGGCGCATCTGCTCGTCGAGCAGGGCATCCCGGTGCGGGTTCACATCTTCACCGATGGGCGCGATACGCCGCCGCGTTCGGCCGCCGGTTATGTCCGCGACTTCGTGGCCGCGCTGCCGCCGCAGGCGGTGATCGCGAGCCTGACAGGGCGCTACTACGCCATGGATCGCGACAACCGCTGGGAGCGCGTCGAGACCGCATGGCGGGCGATGGTGCTCGGCGAGGGCCCGGAGTTCGCCGACACCGCCGCCGCGATCGAGGCCGCCTATGCGCGGGGCGTCAACGACGAGTTCCTCCCGGCCTGCGTGATCGGCAGCTATGCCGGCATGGAGGACGGCGACGGGTTGCTGAGCTTCAACTTCCGCTCGGACCGGATCCGCGAAATCCTCGACGCCGTGCTGTTCCCGCAGTTTGCGGGCTTTGCCCGGCCGCGGCGGCCGGTGCTGGCGAAGGCCGTCAGCATGACCTCCTACAGCGCCGAGCTCGATGGGGTCATGCCGGCGCTATTCGCGCCGCAGACGCTGGCCAATGGCCTCGGCGAGACGGTGGCGAAGGCGGGGCTCGCACAGCTCCACATGGCGGAGACGGAGAAGTACCCGCACGTCACCTATTTCTTCAACGGCGGCGAGGAGACGCCCTATCCGCGCGAGGACCGCGTCATGGTGCCCTCGCCCAAGGTCGCGACCTATGACCTGCAGCCGGAGATGTCGGCGCCGGAGCTGACGGAGCGCGCGGTCGAGGCGATCGCGTCCGGCCGTTACGACCTCGTCGTGCTCAACTTCGCCAATCCCGACATGGTCGGCCATACCGGCGTGCTCAGCGCCGCGATCAAGGCGGTCGAGACCGTGGATACCGGGCTGGGCCGCATCGCCGAGGCTGTCGCCAAGGCGGGAGGGGCACTTCTGGTCACCGCCGACCACGGCAATTGCGAGCTGATGGTCGATCCCGTGACGGGCGCGCCGCATACGGCGCATACGACCTTCCCCGTCCCGGTGATGGTGATTGGCAGCGGCGCCGCGGCGCTCGCGGATGGCCGCCTTGCCGATATCGCGCCGACGCTGCTGGCGCTGCTCGGCGTGCCGCAGCCGGCCGAGATGACCGGCGGCTCGCTGCTGCGCTGA
- a CDS encoding formate--tetrahydrofolate ligase: MPTDIEIARAAKLRPIADIAGRAGIPVDALDPHGKFIAKVDTGAIPDFATRPDGKLILVTAINPTPAGEGKTTTTVGLGDGLSRIGKSCMIALREPSLGPCFGVKGGAAGGGHAQIVPMEQINLHFTGDFHAITSAHNLLAALIDNHVYWGNALGLDTRHIAWRRVMDMNDRALRQTVSSLGGASNGFPREDGFDITVASEIMAIFCLATDLDDLEARLGRIVVGRTRDKRPVTAADLKATGAMSVLLKDALMPNLVQTLEGTPAFVHGGPFANIAHGCNSAIATRAALKLADYTVTEAGFGADLGAEKFFDIKCRKTGLKPAAAVIVATVRALKMHGGASKEVLGSEDLGALQAGLANLARHVGNIRKFGVPPIVAINHFVSDTEAEHALIANYCRNHLGVEAVICRHWAQGGAGTEELAHKVVALAESGEADFAPLYPDEMPLWEKLETVAREIYGAQGISGDAKVRARFAELEADGHGHLPVCVAKTQYSFSADPTLRGAPSGHVVPVREVRLSAGAGFVVAICGDIMTMPGLPRVPAAERIHIDAQGRIEGLF, encoded by the coding sequence ATGCCGACTGACATCGAGATCGCCCGCGCGGCGAAGCTTCGTCCGATCGCCGACATCGCCGGGCGTGCCGGCATTCCCGTCGATGCTCTCGACCCCCATGGCAAGTTCATCGCGAAGGTCGACACCGGCGCGATCCCCGATTTCGCGACGCGGCCGGACGGCAAGCTGATCCTCGTCACCGCCATCAACCCGACCCCCGCCGGCGAGGGCAAGACGACGACGACGGTGGGCCTCGGCGACGGCCTGAGCCGCATCGGCAAGAGCTGCATGATCGCGCTGCGCGAGCCCTCGCTAGGGCCCTGCTTCGGCGTCAAGGGCGGCGCGGCCGGCGGCGGCCATGCCCAGATCGTGCCGATGGAGCAGATCAACCTGCACTTCACCGGCGATTTCCACGCCATCACCAGCGCGCACAACCTGCTCGCCGCTTTGATCGACAACCATGTCTACTGGGGCAACGCGCTCGGCCTCGACACCCGCCACATCGCCTGGCGCCGCGTCATGGACATGAACGACCGGGCCCTGCGCCAGACCGTCTCCTCGCTCGGCGGCGCCAGCAACGGCTTCCCCCGCGAGGATGGCTTCGACATCACCGTCGCCTCCGAGATCATGGCGATCTTCTGCCTCGCCACCGATCTCGACGATCTCGAAGCCAGGCTCGGCCGCATCGTCGTCGGCCGCACTCGCGACAAGCGACCCGTCACCGCCGCCGACCTCAAGGCGACCGGCGCCATGAGCGTTCTTCTCAAGGACGCGCTGATGCCGAACCTGGTGCAGACGCTGGAGGGCACGCCTGCCTTCGTCCATGGCGGCCCCTTCGCCAACATTGCCCATGGCTGCAACTCGGCCATCGCCACGCGCGCCGCGCTGAAGCTCGCCGATTACACGGTCACCGAGGCCGGCTTTGGCGCCGATCTCGGCGCCGAGAAGTTCTTCGACATCAAATGCCGCAAGACCGGGCTGAAGCCCGCCGCAGCCGTGATCGTCGCGACCGTCCGCGCGCTGAAGATGCATGGTGGCGCGTCGAAGGAGGTGCTCGGCAGCGAGGATCTCGGCGCGCTCCAGGCCGGGCTCGCCAATCTCGCCCGCCATGTCGGCAACATCCGGAAGTTCGGCGTGCCGCCGATCGTCGCGATCAACCATTTCGTCAGCGACACGGAGGCCGAGCACGCGCTGATCGCGAACTACTGCCGCAACCATCTCGGTGTCGAGGCGGTGATCTGCCGGCACTGGGCGCAGGGCGGCGCCGGTACCGAGGAGCTGGCGCACAAGGTCGTCGCGCTGGCCGAGAGCGGCGAGGCCGATTTCGCCCCGCTCTACCCCGACGAGATGCCGCTTTGGGAGAAGCTCGAGACCGTGGCGCGGGAGATCTATGGCGCGCAGGGCATCTCGGGCGATGCGAAGGTGCGCGCCCGTTTCGCCGAGCTGGAGGCGGATGGCCACGGCCACCTGCCCGTCTGCGTCGCCAAGACCCAATACTCCTTCTCCGCCGACCCGACGCTGCGCGGCGCGCCCTCAGGGCATGTCGTCCCGGTCCGCGAGGTCAGGCTCTCGGCCGGCGCCGGCTTCGTCGTGGCGATCTGCGGGGACATTATGACCATGCCCGGCCTGCCGCGCGTGCCGGCAGCAGAGCGCATCCATATCGATGCACAGGGCCGCATCGAGGGGCTGTTCTGA
- a CDS encoding L-idonate 5-dehydrogenase has translation MRAVVIHAEKDLRIDEVAVGEPGPRQVRVKIEAGGICGSDLHYYLHGGFGTIRVREPLILGHEIAGRIECVGAEVTRVKVGDRVAVNPSRACGHCRYCQMGQQQHCTDMLFYGSAMRFPHVQGGFREMLVIEERQAVKVADHVSAAEAAFAEPLAVCLHAVKRAGPLLGKRVLVTGSGPIGILTIIAAKAAGAAEIVATDVVDGPLPTALKMGASRAINVMAEPERLKAEYGAEKGAFDVMFEASGNQHALTGAFDVVRSGGVIVQIGVGGNFTLPMNVVVAKEFDLRGSFRFHEEFDWAVAMIGSKTIDLSPLLTATIPVERAIEAFDLAADKSKAMKVQLAFG, from the coding sequence ATGCGCGCCGTCGTCATCCATGCCGAAAAGGACCTCCGCATCGACGAGGTCGCCGTCGGCGAACCCGGTCCGCGGCAGGTCCGCGTCAAGATCGAGGCCGGCGGCATCTGCGGCTCGGACCTGCATTACTACCTGCATGGCGGCTTCGGCACGATCCGCGTGCGCGAGCCGCTGATCCTCGGCCATGAGATCGCCGGCCGGATCGAATGCGTCGGCGCCGAGGTCACCCGCGTCAAGGTGGGCGATCGCGTTGCCGTCAATCCCAGCCGCGCCTGCGGCCATTGCCGCTACTGCCAGATGGGCCAGCAGCAGCACTGCACGGACATGCTGTTCTATGGCAGCGCCATGCGCTTCCCCCATGTCCAGGGCGGCTTCCGCGAGATGCTCGTCATCGAGGAACGCCAGGCGGTGAAGGTCGCCGACCATGTCAGCGCGGCCGAGGCCGCCTTCGCCGAGCCGCTCGCGGTCTGCCTCCACGCCGTCAAGCGGGCCGGCCCGCTGCTCGGCAAGCGCGTCCTCGTCACCGGCTCGGGGCCGATCGGGATCCTCACCATCATCGCCGCCAAGGCCGCCGGCGCGGCCGAGATCGTCGCCACCGACGTGGTCGACGGGCCCCTGCCGACAGCACTGAAGATGGGCGCCAGCCGCGCCATCAACGTCATGGCCGAGCCGGAGCGGCTCAAGGCCGAATACGGCGCCGAGAAGGGCGCCTTCGACGTCATGTTCGAGGCCTCGGGCAACCAGCATGCGCTGACCGGCGCCTTCGACGTGGTGCGCTCCGGCGGTGTGATCGTGCAGATCGGCGTCGGCGGCAATTTCACTCTGCCGATGAACGTCGTCGTCGCCAAGGAATTCGACCTGCGCGGCTCCTTCCGCTTCCATGAGGAGTTCGACTGGGCGGTGGCGATGATCGGCTCGAAGACGATCGACCTCTCGCCGCTCCTGACCGCGACGATCCCGGTCGAGCGCGCGATCGAGGCCTTCGACCTCGCCGCCGACAAGTCGAAGGCGATGAAGGTCCAGCTCGCCTTCGGGTGA
- a CDS encoding glutathione S-transferase N-terminal domain-containing protein → MIKLYYHPSPNPAKIALFLEEAGLPYEMVPVDTRKGDQFKPDFLAINPNAKTPALTDGDVTVFDSNAILLYLAEKTGQFLPEDTPKARGEMLSWLMFVATGIGPYCGQAVHFSRFAPEKIPYAINRYAREAERHWGIIDAQLGKGRYMLGERYTLIDMSVWGWATRLGFAVGDHWADLFPHVKRHLDEISARPAAQRAIALKDAFAFKTDFDDEARKILFPQNAFLGRA, encoded by the coding sequence ATGATCAAGCTCTACTACCACCCCTCGCCCAACCCGGCGAAGATCGCGCTCTTCCTCGAGGAGGCCGGGCTTCCCTACGAGATGGTGCCGGTCGACACCCGCAAGGGCGACCAGTTCAAGCCGGACTTCCTCGCCATCAACCCCAACGCCAAGACGCCAGCGCTGACCGACGGCGACGTCACCGTCTTCGACAGCAACGCGATCCTGCTCTATCTCGCCGAGAAGACCGGGCAGTTCCTGCCCGAGGACACGCCGAAGGCCCGCGGCGAGATGCTGTCCTGGCTGATGTTCGTCGCCACCGGCATCGGCCCCTATTGCGGCCAGGCCGTTCATTTCAGCCGCTTCGCACCCGAGAAGATCCCCTATGCGATCAACCGCTACGCCCGCGAGGCCGAGCGGCACTGGGGCATCATCGACGCGCAGCTCGGCAAAGGCCGCTACATGCTGGGCGAGCGCTATACCCTGATCGACATGTCGGTCTGGGGCTGGGCAACGCGGCTCGGCTTCGCTGTCGGCGATCACTGGGCTGACCTGTTCCCACATGTGAAGCGCCATCTCGACGAAATCTCGGCGCGGCCCGCCGCCCAGCGCGCCATCGCGCTGAAGGACGCCTTCGCCTTCAAGACGGACTTCGACGACGAGGCTCGCAAGATTTTGTTCCCGCAGAACGCGTTTCTCGGGCGCGCGTGA
- a CDS encoding haloacid dehalogenase type II — MMIEAVVFDAYGTLFDVQSVAAATEAAFPGHGTVITQLWRLKQLEYTWLRSLMGQYADFWTVTQDSLAYTVETLGLSATPERLAELSAAYDALALYPEAREALEALSPLRLAIFSNGSPAMLARLVAQSGIGALLETVISVDEIGAYKPDPRGYAHVEARLGLSREQILFVSSNGFDIAGAKAHGFRVARIARLPDEALRGDLAAATTIDPTLMFKALRMRPERLGFEADVTIARLTDLPAHLGV, encoded by the coding sequence ATGATGATCGAGGCTGTCGTCTTCGACGCCTATGGCACGCTCTTCGACGTCCAGTCGGTCGCGGCTGCGACCGAGGCCGCCTTCCCTGGCCATGGCACGGTCATCACCCAGCTCTGGCGGCTGAAGCAGCTCGAATACACCTGGCTGCGCAGCCTGATGGGTCAGTACGCCGATTTCTGGACGGTGACACAGGATTCGCTGGCTTACACCGTCGAGACGCTCGGCCTCTCCGCGACGCCCGAACGCCTCGCCGAGCTATCCGCGGCCTATGATGCGCTGGCGCTCTATCCGGAGGCGCGCGAGGCGCTTGAGGCGCTGTCTCCGCTGCGGCTGGCGATCTTCTCGAACGGCAGCCCCGCCATGCTGGCCCGTCTCGTGGCGCAGTCAGGGATCGGCGCGCTGCTGGAGACCGTGATCAGCGTCGACGAGATCGGCGCCTACAAGCCCGATCCCCGCGGCTACGCTCATGTCGAGGCCAGGCTTGGCCTGTCGCGCGAGCAGATCCTGTTCGTCTCCTCCAACGGCTTCGACATCGCCGGCGCGAAGGCGCATGGCTTTCGCGTCGCGCGGATCGCCCGCCTGCCCGATGAGGCGCTGCGCGGCGATCTCGCGGCCGCCACAACGATCGACCCGACGCTGATGTTCAAGGCGTTGCGAATGCGCCCCGAACGGCTTGGCTTCGAGGCCGACGTCACCATCGCGCGCCTGACCGACCTGCCGGCGCATCTGGGCGTCTGA
- a CDS encoding outer membrane beta-barrel protein — translation MGSLKTIALTSALALGASAAAAADLAYPAPPPPEPLGLKGTISSGFYLRGDIGVGSQSFDELDVKLNNGPVLATAGVTSFSTVKQDRGFAAFAGVGIGYQFNSYLRFDLTGEYRGGSFNGRDQLSYNFGIPTNQTNVYRADVATFVALANAYIDLGTWNCLTPYLGVGIGMANHTVSGLTDNGVNQAVGAAFANASYAYGDSASKTNLAWALMAGVSYDVTSNLKLDIGYRYLNMGDGPTVGLRGANGLLANPSSSVRFKGIDSHDVRIGMRWNFSDPSCCGPVEKPIAYAPAPTVRKY, via the coding sequence ATGGGCAGCCTGAAAACTATTGCGCTGACAAGCGCCTTGGCGCTCGGGGCGTCCGCCGCCGCCGCCGCCGATCTCGCCTATCCCGCTCCGCCGCCTCCCGAGCCGCTCGGCCTCAAGGGCACGATCAGCAGCGGCTTCTACCTGCGCGGCGACATCGGTGTCGGCTCGCAGTCCTTCGACGAGCTCGATGTGAAGCTGAACAACGGCCCCGTGCTCGCCACGGCCGGCGTGACCTCCTTCTCGACCGTCAAGCAGGATCGCGGGTTCGCCGCCTTCGCCGGCGTCGGCATCGGCTATCAGTTCAACAGCTATCTGCGGTTCGACCTGACCGGCGAATACCGCGGCGGCTCGTTCAACGGCCGCGACCAGCTCTCGTACAATTTCGGCATCCCGACCAACCAGACCAATGTCTACCGGGCCGATGTCGCGACCTTCGTGGCGCTCGCCAACGCCTATATCGATCTCGGCACCTGGAACTGCCTGACGCCTTATCTCGGCGTCGGCATTGGTATGGCCAACCACACCGTCAGCGGCCTGACCGACAACGGCGTCAACCAGGCCGTGGGCGCTGCCTTCGCCAACGCCTCCTATGCCTATGGCGACTCGGCCAGCAAGACCAACCTCGCCTGGGCGCTGATGGCCGGCGTCTCCTACGACGTCACCTCGAACCTGAAGCTCGACATCGGCTATCGCTACCTGAACATGGGTGACGGCCCGACGGTCGGCCTGCGCGGCGCCAACGGCCTGCTCGCCAATCCGAGCTCCTCGGTGCGCTTCAAGGGCATCGACAGCCACGACGTCCGCATCGGCATGCGCTGGAACTTCAGCGACCCGAGCTGCTGCGGCCCGGTCGAGAAGCCGATCGCCTACGCGCCGGCGCCGACCGTCCGCAAATACTGA